A stretch of Allostreptomyces psammosilenae DNA encodes these proteins:
- a CDS encoding DUF349 domain-containing protein, which yields MSSDPWGRVDEQGTVYVRTADGERVVGSWQAGSPDEALAYFKRKYDGLVVEIELLERRVRTTDLAVKDAMTAIEHLRTAVDEAHAVGDLQALGERLDALVALVHKRGEERRERKARAQAEAREAKEQVVAEAERLAESTDWRVAGDRLRALVDTWKGLPRLDRKSDDELWHRFSHARSTFSKRRKSHFASLDAQREDARLRKLKLVAEAEALRDSTDWGATATRYRELMNEWKSAGRAQREAEEELWARFRGAQDVFFQARNAVFAERDAEYRENQTAKEALLVEAEALLPVKDLKAVRAAFRSIGERWEEIGPVPRDARSAVEGRLHAVERAIREAEEAEWRRTNPEARARAAGLTGQLEAAVEQLRQRLEKARAAGNASQVERLERELAGREALLEQARKGLEEFSG from the coding sequence GTGAGCAGCGACCCGTGGGGCCGTGTCGACGAGCAGGGGACCGTGTACGTCCGCACGGCTGACGGCGAGCGCGTCGTCGGTTCGTGGCAGGCCGGCTCCCCCGACGAGGCCCTGGCGTACTTCAAGCGCAAGTACGACGGCCTGGTCGTGGAGATCGAGCTGCTGGAGCGCCGGGTGCGCACCACGGACCTTGCGGTCAAGGACGCCATGACCGCCATCGAGCACCTGCGCACCGCGGTGGACGAGGCGCACGCGGTGGGGGACCTCCAGGCCCTGGGCGAGCGGCTGGACGCGCTGGTGGCGCTGGTGCACAAGCGCGGCGAGGAGCGCCGGGAGCGCAAGGCGCGGGCCCAGGCGGAGGCGCGTGAGGCCAAGGAGCAGGTGGTCGCGGAGGCGGAGCGGCTGGCGGAGTCCACGGACTGGCGGGTGGCCGGTGACCGGCTGCGTGCGCTGGTGGACACCTGGAAGGGCCTGCCGCGGCTGGACCGCAAGAGCGACGACGAGCTGTGGCACCGCTTCTCGCACGCCCGCTCGACGTTCTCCAAGCGCCGCAAGTCGCACTTCGCCTCGCTGGACGCGCAGCGCGAGGACGCCCGGCTGCGCAAGCTGAAGCTGGTCGCCGAGGCGGAGGCGCTGCGGGACTCCACCGACTGGGGCGCGACGGCGACCCGCTACCGCGAGCTGATGAACGAGTGGAAGTCGGCGGGGCGGGCGCAGCGGGAGGCCGAGGAGGAGCTGTGGGCGCGGTTCCGTGGCGCGCAGGACGTCTTCTTCCAGGCCCGCAACGCGGTGTTCGCGGAGCGTGACGCGGAGTACCGGGAGAACCAGACGGCCAAGGAGGCGCTGCTGGTGGAGGCCGAGGCGCTGCTGCCGGTGAAGGACCTCAAGGCGGTGCGGGCGGCGTTCCGGTCGATCGGTGAGCGCTGGGAGGAGATCGGTCCGGTGCCGCGGGACGCGCGTTCCGCGGTGGAGGGCCGGCTGCACGCGGTGGAGCGGGCGATCCGGGAGGCCGAGGAGGCCGAGTGGCGGCGCACCAACCCGGAGGCGCGGGCTCGGGCGGCGGGTCTGACCGGGCAGCTGGAGGCGGCCGTGGAGCAGTTGCGGCAGCGGCTGGAGAAGGCCCGCGCGGCCGGCAACGCTTCGCAGGTGGAGCGTCTGGAGCGGGAGCTCGCCGGTCGGGAGGCGCTGCTGGAGCAGGCGCGCAAGGGCCTGGAGGAGTTCAGCGGCTGA